The following proteins are encoded in a genomic region of Methanoculleus bourgensis MS2:
- a CDS encoding hydrogenase maturation protease has product MPYPEIVVAGCGNLLFADDGFGPAVAQELLKFALPDNVKVVDAGICAAPFVFTLLDSERTKKLIIVDIVDFDAVSGAIARQHPRCPSRGHRRSTPRIEDGIDVTIIGCQPKRLPGPEMEIGLSEEVRKAVPGAVRIVLDIIGALDD; this is encoded by the coding sequence ATGCCATATCCGGAGATCGTTGTAGCAGGATGCGGAAACCTCCTCTTCGCCGATGACGGTTTTGGTCCCGCCGTGGCGCAGGAACTGCTGAAGTTTGCGCTCCCCGACAACGTGAAAGTGGTGGACGCAGGCATCTGCGCAGCGCCTTTTGTATTTACGCTGCTCGATTCCGAAAGAACAAAAAAACTTATCATCGTCGATATCGTGGACTTCGACGCCGTTTCGGGAGCGATCGCCCGGCAGCATCCACGATGCCCGTCCCGGGGGCATCGCCGGAGCACCCCGCGTATCGAAGACGGGATCGACGTCACGATCATCGGATGCCAGCCGAAACGCCTTCCCGGTCCCGAGATGGAGATCGGGCTCTCCGAGGAGGTCCGAAAGGCCGTCCCCGGCGCAGTGCGCATCGTACTGGATATCATCGGGGCGCTCGATGACTAA
- a CDS encoding ABC transporter ATP-binding protein gives MPLLCARGVSFAYRDRWVLENVSFTLDAGEILGLVGPNGSGKTTLIRCLDRILDPEGDIRLDGHSMRSMSRPEIARMIAYVPQNSGAAGSSTVFETVLMGRRPHLRWSVSEEDKQKVSEALSLLGISEFASRRTDRLSGGERQRVLIARAIAQDARVLLLDEPTSALDMRNRIEVMSLLAQLAEERGLAVVTAIHDLNLAARYCHRLLILKDGRVLGRGTPSSLLTRGMVRAAYGIEAVVKDEMGVPYVVPLRPSDNDNLVEIV, from the coding sequence ATGCCGCTGCTCTGTGCACGAGGGGTCTCGTTTGCCTACCGCGACCGCTGGGTGCTCGAGAACGTCTCGTTCACCCTTGATGCGGGCGAGATCCTCGGGCTCGTCGGGCCGAACGGCTCGGGGAAGACGACGCTGATCAGGTGCCTGGACCGGATCCTCGATCCCGAGGGAGACATCCGCCTTGACGGGCACAGTATGCGCTCGATGAGCCGGCCGGAGATCGCACGAATGATCGCCTACGTCCCGCAGAACAGCGGCGCTGCCGGCTCCTCGACGGTCTTTGAGACCGTCCTGATGGGCAGGCGGCCGCACCTGCGCTGGAGCGTCTCCGAAGAAGACAAACAGAAGGTCTCGGAAGCGCTCTCCCTCCTCGGCATCAGTGAGTTTGCATCCCGCAGGACCGACCGGCTCTCGGGCGGGGAGCGGCAGCGGGTGCTCATCGCACGAGCGATCGCGCAGGACGCCAGAGTCCTCCTCCTCGACGAACCGACGAGCGCGCTTGATATGCGCAACCGGATCGAGGTGATGTCCCTCCTCGCCCAGCTCGCAGAAGAACGCGGGCTTGCGGTAGTGACGGCGATCCATGACCTGAACCTTGCTGCCCGCTACTGCCACCGGCTCCTGATCTTAAAGGACGGGCGGGTGCTCGGGCGGGGAACGCCGTCTTCCCTCCTGACCCGGGGAATGGTGCGTGCGGCCTACGGTATCGAGGCGGTCGTAAAAGACGAGATGGGGGTTCCTTACGTGGTCCCCCTCCGGCCTTCTGACAACGATAATCTGGTGGAGATAGTATGA
- a CDS encoding FecCD family ABC transporter permease, which translates to MMTDTGRQEYARLTEKRALFITGLIVILASLAGVAVTLGSADLSVADSYLAVLAGLFPGAVDLPDRMVESNAVGIIWGWRLHRVLFAVVAGFGLAIAGSVMQGVLRNPLASPFTLGIASAASCGASIAIILGAGVLSGSLLVIGNAFLFAMLAAAAIYGMARLRGMGSETMILAGIALMYLFSAVTSLLQYLGTAAKVQEVVFWMFGSLDKSSWPKLGIVTVVVAAIVPLLLWRAWDLNALAEGDETAASLGVPVERSMAGFMLAASLVTAVIICFTGTIGFIGLVAPHITRMVIGTDHRTLIPASGLVGAVLLLGADCLARTLIPGAIIPVGIMTAFLGIPFFLYLFMRRRDA; encoded by the coding sequence ATGATGACCGATACCGGCAGACAGGAGTACGCGCGGCTCACCGAGAAGCGGGCGCTCTTCATCACGGGCCTCATCGTGATACTCGCAAGCCTCGCCGGGGTCGCGGTCACCCTCGGGTCTGCCGACCTCTCGGTCGCCGACTCCTACCTCGCGGTCCTTGCCGGGCTCTTCCCCGGCGCGGTCGACCTGCCTGACCGGATGGTCGAGTCAAACGCCGTCGGCATCATATGGGGCTGGCGGCTGCACCGAGTGCTCTTCGCGGTCGTGGCAGGGTTTGGGCTTGCGATCGCAGGGTCGGTGATGCAGGGCGTCCTCAGAAACCCGCTTGCAAGCCCCTTCACCCTCGGTATAGCATCCGCCGCCTCGTGCGGCGCATCAATCGCCATCATCCTCGGTGCCGGCGTCCTCTCTGGCAGCCTCCTCGTCATCGGGAACGCCTTCCTCTTTGCCATGCTCGCCGCGGCCGCAATCTACGGCATGGCCCGCCTGCGCGGCATGGGAAGCGAGACGATGATCCTCGCCGGCATCGCGCTCATGTACCTCTTCTCGGCGGTGACCTCGCTCCTCCAGTACCTCGGGACGGCAGCCAAGGTGCAGGAGGTCGTCTTCTGGATGTTTGGATCCCTGGACAAATCCTCGTGGCCGAAACTCGGGATCGTGACCGTCGTCGTCGCCGCCATCGTCCCGCTCCTCCTCTGGCGCGCATGGGACCTCAACGCCCTCGCCGAAGGTGACGAGACGGCAGCCAGCCTCGGCGTCCCGGTGGAGCGGTCCATGGCCGGGTTCATGCTCGCCGCATCGCTCGTGACGGCCGTGATCATCTGCTTCACCGGCACCATCGGGTTCATCGGCCTCGTGGCGCCCCACATCACCAGGATGGTGATCGGGACCGACCACCGCACCCTCATCCCCGCGTCAGGGCTCGTGGGGGCCGTCCTCCTCCTCGGCGCCGACTGCCTCGCCCGCACCCTGATCCCAGGAGCCATCATCCCGGTCGGGATCATGACCGCGTTCCTCGGCATACCGTTCTTCCTCTACCTCTTCATGCGCAGGAGGGATGCTTGA
- a CDS encoding DUF3344 domain-containing protein: MTKRICKETREPSRSSGLPCSAAKSCRHWMLPVALLLFGVLLFAAPAAATEYCGDFLTTANGTSGHVTGGLWYDYYPGFASGYPGPITKTFTLPCTADKVEWARLEVVTYIGNSLNNYPIVAHTVFNGGSGNVTLANATSNSTYSWGYKSVNWDPDNDQASRVSSDLVSWYDVTDLISSQTVTAYVSNAKPDGTRPFDGRVKSITLIVAYDDNTTGKEYYYWVNQGHDVCTYLSDPDEHIGSTTFSTSSVPIVGLANLSALYISSYNGNYTFNGQNSDLYNSNQLTWSNPKQGSYWGSTSWNVTDKLTQGSNSDLKYTRNGTHSGQYSGYYKLPLALLTVENRKFTYDFSDSNTYGTAGTTLKAYKGNVSAQPPAATNVPTTEITSYSNIKSNNDVYESTTESVGYAAHRFEFTINQSAGDVENITATWVGKGSGGVLSKGEKFYIWNCSSSGYEQLGSFSTDAKTTLSGTKTTGLSSYIDDNGKVILLVVQNKNGGSTIETDYVKLEVVRKL; this comes from the coding sequence ATGACAAAAAGGATCTGTAAAGAAACGAGAGAACCCAGCCGGTCCTCGGGTCTGCCCTGCAGCGCGGCAAAATCGTGCAGACACTGGATGCTTCCGGTCGCGCTGTTGCTGTTCGGTGTTCTGTTGTTTGCCGCCCCTGCTGCGGCTACGGAGTATTGCGGAGACTTCCTGACCACTGCGAACGGCACGTCGGGACACGTGACCGGGGGTCTCTGGTACGACTACTATCCGGGATTCGCGTCCGGGTATCCGGGCCCGATTACAAAGACGTTCACGCTGCCGTGCACCGCCGACAAGGTCGAGTGGGCGCGTCTGGAAGTCGTCACGTATATCGGGAATTCCCTCAACAATTACCCCATTGTAGCTCATACAGTATTCAACGGGGGATCCGGGAACGTTACTCTCGCGAACGCGACCAGTAATTCCACGTATTCGTGGGGATATAAATCCGTGAACTGGGACCCCGACAACGACCAGGCCAGCCGCGTCTCCAGCGACCTGGTGTCGTGGTATGATGTGACAGACCTTATCAGCTCGCAGACTGTCACAGCATACGTCTCCAACGCCAAGCCGGACGGCACCCGACCGTTCGACGGCCGGGTGAAATCCATCACGTTAATCGTCGCGTACGACGATAACACTACCGGAAAAGAGTATTACTACTGGGTAAACCAGGGACATGATGTATGTACGTATCTCAGCGATCCCGATGAACATATCGGGAGTACTACGTTCTCCACGTCGAGTGTCCCCATCGTCGGGCTTGCAAACCTCTCAGCCCTCTACATTTCCAGTTACAACGGCAATTATACGTTTAATGGCCAGAACTCGGATCTCTATAACAGCAACCAGCTGACGTGGAGCAACCCGAAGCAGGGAAGTTACTGGGGTTCGACCTCCTGGAACGTCACCGACAAGCTGACGCAGGGCTCCAATTCGGACCTGAAGTATACGAGAAACGGAACTCATTCAGGGCAGTATTCCGGGTACTATAAGTTACCGCTCGCCCTCCTGACGGTGGAGAACCGGAAGTTCACCTACGACTTCAGCGACTCAAATACCTACGGGACGGCAGGCACCACGCTCAAGGCGTACAAGGGCAACGTCAGCGCGCAGCCTCCGGCGGCGACCAATGTGCCCACGACGGAGATCACGTCCTACTCGAACATTAAATCGAACAACGACGTGTACGAATCGACGACGGAAAGTGTGGGTTATGCGGCCCACCGCTTCGAGTTCACCATCAACCAGTCTGCTGGCGACGTGGAGAACATTACGGCGACGTGGGTTGGGAAAGGGAGTGGAGGTGTTCTTTCGAAAGGGGAGAAATTCTACATCTGGAATTGTAGTAGTTCTGGATACGAGCAACTTGGTAGTTTCTCCACAGATGCCAAAACAACCCTCTCCGGCACGAAGACGACCGGACTGAGCAGCTACATCGATGACAACGGGAAAGTGATCCTGCTCGTCGTCCAGAATAAGAATGGAGGTTCGACCATCGAGACCGACTATGTCAAACTGGAGGTGGTGCGCAAACTCTGA
- a CDS encoding DUF3344 domain-containing protein yields MTATKSIQTCRMRFILLAGIAALLCMTAPAMAATIVVPDNYSSVQDAINAASPGDTVLIRDGTYTLASTITVQTPNLTIKGEDHGSVIFEQGAQSEFQLWSAASRTHLENITFKKITLTVDSSYNAIANNTFINPTYDTGCLAVGSSSTFNIFRDNIVTSATGALAGMTIMGHSHLIENNTIRNGTAGGFLIAGANNTIIKNSFINNTNAGIATYSDGFDVENNRIYLNTITGNGAAATTMGTTPPTMISWVSPEAIAYTYNGTSYSGVMGNYWGSDYTGADADADGIGDTLYALPEGLGSDTAPLMAPFSEYFGGSEPVLTTIEVSPATANVAVGGTQQFTATAKDQNGNAITGVTLAWTSSNETVGTIDGTGLFTALAAGSATVTASAESVTGTATVTVAASPVGDPPVANFTANMTSGTAPLAVQFADMSTNTPTTWLWDFGDNATSDQQHPVYTYTAAGTYTVTLTVTNAAGSDTATKTGYITASEPALLPDLTVAGHVNPVPASAVFAKEPNSVKITNIKNTGPGPAANIPVALYASDVSTTVPVNTTTIDALASGAQITVILIDPTIRNLEGGTITYAAALDPENLIAETNEANNNKTSAAKPVRYNGYKGKALYWEGGSNVTTYRTYDLRGDIIHSFGDAAYVSGSFGAGGWTTYNTTWTASNLPIPAGATVLEARLYVPYTWDSSNEAANVVIDFNDVRVERQHWYTDQSNFGGYGTFVYGLMTYDVTELFRPNANNVATFTRTISNAALSPYGFTLAVVYKDQNATRKQIFMNEEFDLLGASATGYGTTPEEATAYIPFTGQTIDTANVMQATLVTFAPSGYGPEGDLLFNGIVIATDVWDHGPTDGPQVAVDTRDVREYLVATGNEAGIQSDDRHGGSPCVAASQQFLVVEYADAALPDLVVSTLTPNNGEVFSAAENTYTATITNIGTADAGAFAVGFNVTGATGTVTVDGLAAGANVTVTWTDETVRAAGDPVTVTVTADPEDSITEADEENNCKTLEKTVVNNGYRGKRWTGGEDITTAATYDVRGDLVWSAGDSTYLSAGTGWTDHTVTWAAGDLAVPENATITAARLYVPYTWDKGPVFPENVSLTFNGEPIEQAAFSEDEKQWGSSYPYGMTVYDVTETFSTDGNTAVLTNTYPGGGAVSVRGMLLVVVYDDGVTAPHTILMNEGFDLLYGGEDYSTTPEQATAYAPFTLDPANAASARLVTVAPGAGPTEGDLLFNDEEWTRVWNYTGTTQIGVDERDVTAFLAGENLAGFRSNADWMEAAAAFLIVEYAPEPGSIAVTSTPTGAAVWLDGTETGEVTDCLLTDVPPGDHVVTLTREGYADASAPVTVVSGETAAVALELTTLTGSLAVTSTPEGAAILIDGAETGEVTNTTLDGIAVGTHTVTLRKDGYADASAEVAIEYNATASCHLDLVEAIGSIAVTSTPTGAAIFLDGAETGQTTDVTLTGVPAGEHTVTVTKPGYADATATVTVEHDKTVPVHFGLVPPTGSILVTSTPDGARVFLDGLETGEMTNATLVNVLPGEHTVRVELEGYQAMAKTVTVTAGETVEAAFNLEAPVITLLPGWNFISTPKRLADGANTIALFDAVETAGHSILLYDGLNCRWETMASEDSFQPLDGVWIYANGTYTIPLTFAAGTPELPPAKDLGKGWNAIGFSDTVPESAKVTLQSLGDHWSTLIGFDAGAQEYEISIVRGATGRHGDERPMQPMQGYWLYVNTAETLDSLSG; encoded by the coding sequence ATGACTGCTACTAAAAGCATTCAAACATGCAGGATGCGTTTCATCCTGCTTGCCGGTATCGCTGCACTGCTGTGCATGACCGCACCGGCGATGGCCGCGACCATCGTCGTACCTGATAATTATTCGTCCGTCCAAGACGCGATCAATGCGGCTTCGCCGGGGGACACCGTTCTCATCAGGGATGGGACATATACATTGGCATCGACCATTACCGTCCAGACACCGAACCTTACCATCAAGGGAGAAGATCATGGTTCGGTCATTTTTGAGCAGGGCGCTCAAAGTGAATTCCAACTCTGGTCTGCTGCAAGCAGAACACATCTTGAGAATATTACGTTCAAAAAAATCACATTAACAGTGGACTCTTCATACAATGCGATCGCCAACAACACTTTTATCAATCCAACTTATGATACCGGATGTCTTGCAGTAGGATCCTCTTCCACATTCAACATATTCCGTGACAACATTGTCACCAGCGCAACCGGAGCTCTTGCGGGGATGACCATTATGGGTCATTCGCATCTCATTGAGAATAATACCATCCGGAATGGTACAGCAGGAGGATTCCTCATTGCGGGTGCGAATAATACCATCATTAAAAATTCTTTCATCAACAATACCAACGCCGGCATTGCAACATACAGCGATGGATTTGATGTCGAAAACAACCGGATCTATCTGAACACCATCACCGGCAACGGTGCCGCGGCAACCACCATGGGGACAACCCCGCCGACCATGATCTCCTGGGTCTCTCCCGAGGCGATCGCCTACACCTACAACGGCACATCGTACTCAGGCGTCATGGGCAACTACTGGGGCAGTGACTACACCGGCGCCGACGCCGACGCCGACGGCATCGGGGACACCCTGTATGCCCTCCCGGAGGGGCTCGGCAGCGACACCGCCCCACTGATGGCGCCGTTTAGCGAGTACTTCGGCGGTTCTGAACCAGTCCTGACCACCATCGAGGTCTCCCCCGCGACGGCGAACGTGGCGGTCGGCGGGACGCAACAGTTCACTGCCACCGCGAAGGACCAGAACGGCAACGCGATAACCGGCGTCACGCTTGCCTGGACGAGCAGCAACGAGACCGTCGGCACGATCGACGGCACCGGGCTCTTCACCGCGCTTGCCGCCGGGAGCGCCACGGTCACCGCGTCCGCGGAGAGCGTGACCGGCACCGCAACGGTGACCGTGGCCGCGTCTCCCGTCGGCGACCCCCCGGTCGCGAACTTCACGGCGAACATGACGAGTGGCACCGCCCCGCTGGCTGTCCAGTTTGCTGATATGTCCACGAACACCCCGACCACCTGGCTCTGGGACTTCGGGGACAACGCGACCAGCGACCAGCAGCACCCGGTCTACACCTACACCGCGGCCGGCACCTACACCGTCACCCTGACGGTGACGAACGCCGCCGGGAGCGATACCGCGACGAAGACCGGCTACATCACAGCCAGTGAACCAGCCCTCCTCCCCGACCTCACCGTCGCCGGGCACGTCAACCCGGTGCCCGCGAGCGCGGTCTTTGCAAAGGAGCCGAACTCCGTTAAGATCACCAACATCAAGAACACCGGCCCCGGTCCGGCCGCAAACATCCCGGTCGCCCTCTACGCAAGCGACGTCAGCACGACCGTCCCGGTCAACACCACGACCATCGACGCGCTTGCAAGCGGCGCCCAGATCACCGTCATCCTCATCGACCCGACGATCCGGAACCTCGAGGGCGGCACCATCACCTACGCCGCCGCCCTCGACCCCGAGAACCTGATCGCTGAGACGAACGAGGCGAACAACAACAAGACCAGCGCCGCGAAACCCGTGCGCTACAACGGCTACAAGGGCAAGGCGTTGTACTGGGAGGGCGGGAGCAACGTCACCACCTACCGGACGTATGACCTCCGGGGCGACATCATCCACTCGTTCGGCGACGCCGCCTACGTCTCCGGCAGTTTCGGTGCTGGCGGCTGGACCACCTACAACACAACCTGGACAGCCTCCAACCTCCCGATCCCCGCCGGTGCAACCGTACTGGAGGCCCGGCTCTACGTCCCCTACACCTGGGACAGCTCCAACGAGGCCGCGAACGTCGTCATCGACTTCAACGACGTCCGGGTTGAACGCCAGCACTGGTACACCGACCAGAGCAACTTCGGCGGATACGGCACCTTTGTCTACGGTCTCATGACCTACGACGTGACCGAACTGTTCCGGCCCAATGCCAACAACGTCGCGACCTTCACCCGGACCATCTCGAACGCCGCACTCTCGCCCTACGGCTTCACGCTTGCGGTCGTCTATAAAGACCAGAACGCCACCAGAAAACAGATCTTCATGAACGAGGAGTTCGACCTCCTCGGTGCCAGCGCGACCGGCTACGGGACCACGCCCGAGGAGGCGACCGCCTACATCCCATTCACCGGCCAGACCATCGACACGGCGAACGTAATGCAGGCAACCTTGGTCACCTTCGCCCCGTCCGGATACGGGCCGGAGGGAGACCTGCTCTTCAACGGTATCGTGATCGCAACGGACGTCTGGGACCACGGGCCGACGGACGGGCCGCAGGTTGCCGTCGATACCCGGGACGTCCGTGAATACCTTGTCGCAACCGGGAACGAGGCCGGCATCCAGAGCGACGACCGGCACGGTGGGTCTCCCTGTGTTGCAGCCTCGCAGCAATTCCTCGTCGTCGAGTATGCCGACGCCGCCCTCCCCGATCTCGTGGTCTCGACCCTCACCCCGAACAACGGGGAGGTCTTCTCCGCGGCTGAGAACACCTACACCGCGACGATCACGAACATCGGGACCGCTGATGCAGGTGCGTTCGCCGTCGGGTTCAACGTCACCGGCGCGACCGGCACGGTCACGGTCGACGGGCTTGCCGCCGGTGCGAACGTCACCGTCACCTGGACCGACGAGACCGTGCGGGCCGCCGGGGACCCCGTGACGGTCACCGTCACCGCCGATCCCGAGGACAGTATCACCGAGGCCGACGAGGAGAACAACTGTAAAACCCTTGAGAAGACCGTCGTCAACAACGGCTACCGCGGCAAGCGCTGGACCGGCGGCGAAGACATCACGACCGCCGCGACCTACGACGTCCGCGGCGATCTCGTCTGGTCGGCGGGCGACAGCACCTACCTCTCCGCCGGCACCGGCTGGACCGACCACACCGTCACTTGGGCGGCCGGCGACCTCGCGGTCCCTGAAAACGCCACCATCACCGCCGCCCGGCTCTACGTCCCCTACACCTGGGACAAAGGCCCGGTCTTCCCGGAGAACGTCTCTCTGACCTTCAACGGTGAACCCATCGAGCAGGCCGCCTTCTCCGAAGACGAGAAACAGTGGGGGTCCTCGTATCCCTACGGCATGACGGTCTACGACGTCACCGAGACCTTCAGCACCGACGGCAACACCGCTGTCCTCACCAACACCTACCCCGGCGGCGGCGCCGTCTCGGTCCGGGGGATGCTCCTCGTGGTCGTCTACGACGACGGCGTCACCGCCCCGCACACCATCCTCATGAACGAGGGCTTCGACCTCCTCTACGGCGGCGAGGACTATTCGACCACGCCCGAACAGGCGACGGCGTATGCACCGTTCACCCTCGACCCCGCAAACGCCGCAAGCGCCCGGCTGGTCACCGTCGCCCCCGGCGCCGGACCGACCGAGGGCGACCTCCTCTTCAACGATGAGGAGTGGACCCGCGTCTGGAACTACACCGGCACGACCCAGATCGGGGTCGACGAGCGCGACGTGACCGCGTTCCTCGCCGGTGAGAACCTTGCCGGGTTCCGGAGCAACGCGGACTGGATGGAAGCCGCCGCGGCCTTCCTGATCGTCGAATACGCCCCCGAGCCCGGCAGCATCGCCGTCACCTCGACGCCGACCGGCGCCGCGGTCTGGCTCGACGGCACCGAGACCGGGGAAGTCACGGACTGCCTCCTCACCGACGTTCCGCCCGGCGACCATGTCGTCACCCTGACCCGCGAGGGGTACGCCGACGCCTCGGCGCCGGTCACGGTCGTCAGCGGCGAGACCGCGGCGGTCGCCCTTGAACTGACCACCCTGACCGGGAGCCTCGCCGTGACCTCGACGCCCGAAGGCGCTGCAATTCTCATCGACGGCGCCGAGACCGGAGAGGTCACGAACACCACCCTCGACGGGATCGCCGTCGGCACCCACACCGTCACCCTCCGGAAAGACGGCTACGCCGACGCGTCCGCCGAGGTTGCAATCGAGTACAACGCGACCGCCTCCTGCCACCTCGATCTTGTCGAGGCGATCGGGAGCATCGCCGTCACCTCGACGCCGACCGGCGCCGCGATCTTCCTCGACGGCGCCGAGACCGGCCAGACGACCGACGTCACCCTCACCGGCGTCCCCGCCGGGGAGCACACCGTCACCGTGACGAAGCCCGGCTACGCGGACGCCACGGCGACCGTGACGGTCGAACACGATAAGACCGTCCCGGTCCACTTCGGGCTCGTCCCGCCGACCGGGAGCATCCTCGTCACCTCGACGCCCGACGGTGCCCGGGTCTTCCTCGACGGCCTGGAGACCGGCGAGATGACGAACGCCACCCTGGTGAACGTCCTGCCCGGCGAACACACCGTCCGCGTGGAGCTCGAAGGCTATCAGGCGATGGCAAAGACCGTGACGGTTACGGCCGGGGAGACAGTGGAGGCTGCCTTCAACCTCGAAGCTCCGGTGATCACCCTCCTGCCCGGCTGGAACTTCATCTCGACCCCGAAGCGGCTCGCTGACGGGGCGAACACCATCGCCCTCTTCGACGCGGTGGAGACCGCCGGCCACTCGATCCTGCTCTACGACGGGCTGAACTGCCGGTGGGAGACGATGGCTTCGGAGGACTCTTTCCAGCCGCTGGACGGGGTCTGGATCTACGCGAACGGGACCTACACGATCCCGCTCACCTTCGCCGCCGGCACACCCGAACTCCCGCCTGCAAAGGATCTCGGGAAAGGCTGGAACGCGATCGGGTTCTCCGACACCGTCCCTGAATCGGCGAAGGTCACCCTGCAGTCCCTCGGCGACCACTGGTCCACCCTGATCGGGTTTGATGCAGGGGCCCAGGAGTATGAGATCTCGATCGTCCGCGGCGCCACCGGCCGCCACGGCGACGAGCGCCCGATGCAGCCCATGCAGGGCTACTGGCTGTATGTGAACACGGCAGAGACGCTTGACAGTCTCAGCGGGTGA
- a CDS encoding ABC transporter substrate-binding protein, whose translation MTRRLLLLACSICLMAGVAAAIPCDGDGDGTLTAPELATAILDSLDARFMGGTAGAPSSADLQDAAFVYTHWDGQPLTITDSSGRTTTLTRPLQRIALFNSDTLEMLRSIGVEPDRIVGVSKYVLEDPVFYPEYQGTANLGSTWSPDYEQAAGIRPDAVILYATLSESSCADIEKTLSAIDPNIHFFRFDSYRPAVYADEARKLGLLLGKEEEAERFLAFYENATGTVTDVVDAIPAENRVSVYWESWNDYKSAGKGSGYDEKIQLAGGRNIFAENPVEYPVVDPEAVISRNPDVIIKLVGAGETAFGGYGDDDRSSFEPVLRSIGDRPVWNQIKAVRNGRVHIIHSDVIGGPEYFIGVAYLAKWFYPDLFGDLDPRAVHQQYLKEFQRLDYDLDEHGTFVYPA comes from the coding sequence GTGACCAGGCGTCTCCTCCTGCTCGCCTGCAGCATCTGCCTCATGGCGGGGGTGGCGGCAGCGATCCCGTGTGACGGCGACGGCGACGGCACCCTGACGGCACCCGAACTCGCGACAGCAATCCTCGACTCACTGGACGCCCGGTTTATGGGCGGAACCGCCGGGGCCCCGTCGTCCGCCGACCTCCAGGACGCAGCGTTCGTCTACACACACTGGGACGGCCAGCCCCTCACGATAACCGACTCGTCAGGGCGGACGACGACGCTCACCCGTCCGCTCCAGAGGATCGCGCTCTTCAACAGCGATACCCTCGAGATGCTGCGGTCGATCGGCGTCGAGCCCGACCGGATCGTGGGCGTGAGCAAGTATGTCCTCGAGGACCCGGTCTTCTACCCCGAGTACCAGGGAACAGCAAACCTGGGCTCGACCTGGTCCCCCGACTACGAGCAGGCGGCCGGCATCCGCCCCGACGCGGTCATCCTCTACGCCACCCTCTCCGAGAGTTCGTGCGCCGATATCGAAAAGACCCTCAGCGCTATCGACCCCAACATCCACTTCTTCAGGTTCGACAGTTACCGGCCGGCGGTCTACGCCGACGAGGCGCGGAAGCTCGGGCTCCTCCTCGGAAAAGAAGAGGAGGCGGAGCGGTTCCTCGCGTTCTACGAGAACGCCACCGGCACCGTGACGGACGTGGTCGACGCAATCCCGGCCGAGAACCGGGTCTCGGTCTACTGGGAGAGCTGGAACGACTACAAGAGCGCCGGGAAGGGATCTGGCTACGACGAGAAGATCCAGCTCGCCGGCGGCAGGAACATCTTCGCCGAGAACCCGGTCGAGTACCCGGTGGTCGACCCCGAGGCGGTCATCAGCCGAAACCCCGACGTCATCATCAAGCTCGTCGGCGCCGGGGAGACGGCGTTCGGCGGCTACGGCGACGATGACCGGTCATCCTTCGAGCCGGTCCTCCGCTCGATCGGGGACCGCCCTGTCTGGAACCAGATCAAAGCGGTCAGGAACGGCAGGGTGCATATCATCCACTCCGACGTCATCGGGGGGCCTGAGTACTTCATCGGCGTCGCCTACCTCGCAAAGTGGTTCTACCCTGACCTCTTCGGCGACCTGGACCCCAGGGCCGTCCACCAGCAGTACCTCAAGGAGTTCCAGCGGCTCGACTACGACCTTGATGAACACGGAACATTCGTATACCCGGCATGA